tcaaaagtttagcTATTGCATACAAAATGTcttttacttcactgtaaagtcaattttcagtgtttgtgcactggaggcttcaagcttccacatcacacttgtgtaaattgaacGTTGGACCATGATTcgctccaaactagttgtgatgtcacaaatcatgcctTAAACTtaagattttcagtgagcacagagaaactttttaCTTTCAATAGATTAATGTGAGAACAGTCTTCTGGTGTCAAACAGAGACCAAATATGTTACTAAGTATTAGTGATTTTATGTATGATGTAATAAAACttaagaaaatgaatgagttacccatgtttttgctcattttacTGAGTTACTGAGGATAGACTATTCACCTTCCTAAATTTACCAATCACAACGTCTCCCATGAATTAAGAATATCACAGTGAAAACCTCACAGCCATCACTGGTGTCTGGTTTGTCAGCTGACAGATTCTCAAACTGACTCACCTATAATTATACCGATAGCGCCTCGGTTGAACTCTTTCTTCCACATGGACCTGTGAGCCTGAAAGTTTGCAAGGAACTGTTCTCAAACTGGGCACATTGCTGGTTCAAGGAATGCCAATATGAACATTTGCCACATGTACAATTGCATCacatttatgtataaaaataaattaaaaacatgtcaaaacgttttttttcccatttcccTGTACAATGCTTTAAGATTTTTGCCCCCGGATCTTGAATGTAATGCCAGACTTTTGGAAACAGCAGAGTGTTGATTAGCGTGTGACAGCAATGCTTGTTACTGGGATCGGCCGTCTATATTTCAGAACGCTGCCACACTGAATTCAACTGGAGAGAAGAAATATAACTTATATATAACAACCACAGGCAGATTTATTTAGCATCAAAATGTCTGTCAGGGGGAATGTGAGGCTCCTCTTTGACAGACAAATTGAGATGACGCATGTCAACAGAGGGCGAACAAACTGGGATGCACATGTGGGATAGAAGTGACTGATGAAACAATCATACATTTCTGTGAGCAAAAACCAGAACACCACAAATGTCAAATCCATTTATTCATGCAAATCATAAgtaaacataacaaaacaaacagcaggaattACAGGTGCCATCATGTTTGTATATCCACGTCCCTTACACCTGATTTTACAAACAATCGCCGGCCAGAGAATTTCtctaaacatttttatattattgtacgCAGACAGAAGCTAGAAATACATAAAGTGCCAATTTACTTAAAAAACAAGCCAAATAATCAAAGATGATCATCTGATGTAAACATAGCTCACATGTTCTAATATTTAGTTTAATACTTACACATGGAATAAACTACAGCTGCTCTGTTAAACAGCCACAAtagtgtgtgtgaagcatctgATCTACGCTGGATGAAACCACATAAGCAATACTGCAAGTCTACACCATACTACATGTAGTCTATACGCATGTAAACACCCTTTTCTGCATGTAAACAGAtttgcagttgtgtttttttcccttataATCTAAGAAGGATGTCATTAGTCTTTATTTCCCTTCATCTCCACTAACAACCCAGTCCGCTCATGGACCCGATCCGGTCCAGTTTCAGGCCAAAGCATCCTCTGTTCCATCCCCTCCGTGAGCGGTCTGGTTCTGCTCGCTTCTGGTTGGCCAGGGCTCCCTTCAGCAGGCGCACCCAGGGGGTCTCAGGCTGTGTTTGTACGTCAGCCCATTTGGGGTACTCGGGCGCTTTGACCCCAGACGACAAGGTGGATTGCTCCTCTGGTTGGCTGTTCAACAGGTTCTCCAGGTCATCCAGGGTCAAAAGGTCATTATAGCGCTCTAGAAACTGCTCCATAAACTAtacaaggggaaaaaagattaaatttaaTTGTCAGGGAGTGTACGAAGGATAATAATTCAATCAGTGATACATTTCATTACTCCCCCTTATACTTTCCAGCTGTCCCTCCCTTCTTCTGGACTATTCTCTTGTATCCTTCATCCACTCTGAATTCTCCTCAgtcctccttcctttcttcctaATTATCCACAGCCCActtacccctcccctcccctcccctgccCTGCCCTCGCCTCGCCTCCATCATGTCTCCCCCACATACCTGCACAGCATCCGGAGAAGGGTGCAGAGCGCGAGCCTCTGTGATCTCCAGAGGAGTCAGGAGGAGCAGAGTGGCACAAAGTAGCACAGGACACAGCATGGCAGCGGAGATGAGGAGCAGGAATGACTGGAGCGGGAGGAGTGGAAACTGGCTATAAAGATTCAAATTTGAGAAGAAAATATGTGGAGAAATTAAAAGTACAGATACAAAACCTATAATCAAAGATAGAAAGTGATGTAAATGTAGCCTGTTTTCGAACAAACGGCAGTCTTTGAGGACACTTTCTCAGATCCTCAAATGGTGCACTGATCATCctcaaatacatattttaaagttaaaactgTGCTGCATGAAATATCAATTTTAGGTTGGGTTTGAGATAaagaagaaattttaaaaaatgctgataTCGATC
The sequence above is drawn from the Thunnus maccoyii chromosome 10, fThuMac1.1, whole genome shotgun sequence genome and encodes:
- the wu:fj39g12 gene encoding C-type natriuretic peptide-like, encoding MLCPVLLCATLLLLTPLEITEARALHPSPDAVQFMEQFLERYNDLLTLDDLENLLNSQPEEQSTLSSGVKAPEYPKWADVQTQPETPWVRLLKGALANQKRAEPDRSRRGWNRGCFGLKLDRIGSMSGLGC